A window of the Gossypium hirsutum isolate 1008001.06 chromosome A03, Gossypium_hirsutum_v2.1, whole genome shotgun sequence genome harbors these coding sequences:
- the LOC107887350 gene encoding probable methyltransferase PMT5 isoform X1 produces the protein MRSPWLNKLSVILGPRPPVSWLFLCVVSLLALITVFGSSSSSSFDSVTSTWVPENYKNYRRLKKQAAIDYFELRTLSSGASRQRELGFCGKERENYVPCYNVTANLLSGFKDGEEFDRHCEVVGQGKWCLIRPPKDYKTPLQWPAGRDVIWSGNVKITKDQFLSSGSMTKRMMLLEENQIAFQSDAGLTFDGVKDYSRQIAEMMGLGSDSEFLQAGVRTVLDIGCGFGSFGAHLVSIKLMTLCIAGYEATGSQVQLALERGLPAMIGNFITRQLPYPSFSFDMVHCAQCGIPWDKKEGMLLIEVDRLLKPGGYFVLTSPKSKSHGSATGTKIRNMLTPLEQFPEKICWSLIAQQDETFIWQKTADSQCYSSRKQNDVPLCKGHDASYYQALSPCIIGPSSKRWIPIQNRSSSSELSSAELALHGVSPEDFFEDLQGWKLALKNYWSLLTPLIFSDHPKRPGAEDPLPPFNMVRNVMDMNAHYGGLNAAFLEEKKSVWVMNVVPVTSRNMLPLILDRGFSGVLHDWCEPFPTYPRTYDMLHANGLLSHLSSERCSLMDLFVEMDRILRPEGWVVLYDKLGAIELARAHATQIRWGARVIDIQNGSDQRLLICQKPFLTK, from the exons ATGAGAAGCCCCTGGCTCAATAAACTATCTGTCATTCTTGGCCCTAGACCGCCAGTCAGTTGGTTGTTCTTGTGCGTTGTCAGTTTGCTTGCGCTGATTACAGTCTTTGGATCGTCGTCTTCTAGTTCTTTTGACTCTGTAACCTCCACTTGGGTACCTgagaattataaaaattatagaagGCTAAAGAAGCAAGCTGCAATTGATTATTTTGAGCTTAGAACTCTCTCATCAGGTGCTAGTCGCCAAAGGGAGCTTGGCTTTTGTGGCAAAGAAAGAGAGAATTATGTTCCTTGTTACAACGTGACAGCAAATCTTTTATCTGGGTTTAAAGATGGAGAGGAATTTGATCGACATTGTGAAGTAGTAGGGCAAGGAAAGTGGTGTCTAATTCGCCCTCCTAAGGATTATAAGACTCCACTTCAATGGCCTGCTGGTAGGGATGTGATCTGGAGTGGAAATGTCAAGATAACTAAAGACCAATTCCTTTCTTCTGGAAGCATGACAAAGAG AATGATGTTGCTAGAAGAGAATCAAATTGCTTTTCAATCTGATGCTGGCTTAACCTTTGACGGTGTCAAAGATTATTCTCGCCAGATCGCAGAGATGATGGGACTAGGAAGTGACTCTGAATTTTTACAAGCTGGG GTACGCACTGTGCTTGATATTGGCTGTGGATTTGGAAGTTTTGGAGCTCATTTAGTTTCAATAAAGTTGATGACTCTTTGTATTGCTGGATATGAGGCAACTGGAAGCCAAGTTCAGTTAGCTCTTGAGAGGGGTCTTCCAGCAATGATTGGCAATTTCATAACAAGACAACTGCCATATCCATCATTTTCATTTGACATGGTTCATTGTGCTCAATGTGGTATTCCTTGGGACAAGAAAG AGGGGATGCTTCTCATAGAAGTAGATCGGTTACTCAAACCTGGAGGTTATTTTGTTTTAACCTCACCCAAAAGTAAGTCACATGGAAGTGCAACAGGTACAAAGATAAGAAACATGCTAACACCACTGGAACAATTCCCTGAAAAAATTTGTTGGAGTCTTATTGCTCAGCAGGATGAGACGTTCATCTGGCAGAAAACTGCTGATTCTCAGTGCTATTCTTCTCG CAAGCAGAATGATGTACCCCTTTGCAAAGGACATGATGCTTCCTATTATCAGGCCTTGAGCCCATGCATTATTGGACCTTCCAGCAAACGCTGGATTCCTATTCAGAACAGGTCCTCTAGCTCAGAATTGAGCTCTGCGGAGCTTGCACTTCATG GAGTCAGTCCAGAAGATTTCTTTGAAGACTTGCAAGGTTGGAAATTAGCTTTAAAAAACTATTGGTCTTTGCTTACTCCATTAATTTTCTCTGATCATCCCAAGAGGCCAGGTGCTGAAGATCCATTGCCTCCATTTAATATGGTACGCAATGTGATGGACATGAATGCTCATTATGGGGGTTTAAATGCTGCATTCCTGGAGGAAAAGAAATCAGTGTGGGTGATGAATGTGGTGCCTGTTACGTCACGTAATATGCTACCTCTTATTCTTGACCGAGGTTTTTCCGGTGTTTTGCATGACTG GTGTGAACCCTTCCCAACATATCCTCGAACATATGACATGCTTCATGCAAATGGGCTCCTCTCGCACCTCTCTTCAGAGAGGTGCAGTTTGATGGACTTGTTTGTAGAGATGGACCGAATCCTGCGTCCTGAG GGTTGGGTTGTGCTTTATGATAAATTAGGAGCTATAGAGTTGGCACGTGCGCATGCTACACAGATACGATGGGGTGCAAGAGTGATCGACATTCAGAATGGTAGTGATCAGAGGCTACTGATTTGTCAGAAACCATTTTTGACAAAATGA
- the LOC107887350 gene encoding probable methyltransferase PMT5 isoform X2 — MRSPWLNKLSVILGPRPPVSWLFLCVVSLLALITVFGSSSSSSFDSVTSTWVPENYKNYRRLKKQAAIDYFELRTLSSGASRQRELGFCGKERENYVPCYNVTANLLSGFKDGEEFDRHCEVVGQGKWCLIRPPKDYKTPLQWPAGRDVIWSGNVKITKDQFLSSGSMTKRMMLLEENQIAFQSDAGLTFDGVKDYSRQIAEMMGLGSDSEFLQAGVRTVLDIGCGFGSFGAHLVSIKLMTLCIAGYEATGSQVQLALERGLPAMIGNFITRQLPYPSFSFDMVHCAQCGIPWDKKEGMLLIEVDRLLKPGGYFVLTSPKSKSHGSATGTKIRNMLTPLEQFPEKICWSLIAQQDETFIWQKTADSQCYSSRKQNDVPLCKGHDASYYQALSPCIIGPSSKRWIPIQNRSSSSELSSAELALHGVSPEDFFEDLQGAEDPLPPFNMVRNVMDMNAHYGGLNAAFLEEKKSVWVMNVVPVTSRNMLPLILDRGFSGVLHDWCEPFPTYPRTYDMLHANGLLSHLSSERCSLMDLFVEMDRILRPEGWVVLYDKLGAIELARAHATQIRWGARVIDIQNGSDQRLLICQKPFLTK; from the exons ATGAGAAGCCCCTGGCTCAATAAACTATCTGTCATTCTTGGCCCTAGACCGCCAGTCAGTTGGTTGTTCTTGTGCGTTGTCAGTTTGCTTGCGCTGATTACAGTCTTTGGATCGTCGTCTTCTAGTTCTTTTGACTCTGTAACCTCCACTTGGGTACCTgagaattataaaaattatagaagGCTAAAGAAGCAAGCTGCAATTGATTATTTTGAGCTTAGAACTCTCTCATCAGGTGCTAGTCGCCAAAGGGAGCTTGGCTTTTGTGGCAAAGAAAGAGAGAATTATGTTCCTTGTTACAACGTGACAGCAAATCTTTTATCTGGGTTTAAAGATGGAGAGGAATTTGATCGACATTGTGAAGTAGTAGGGCAAGGAAAGTGGTGTCTAATTCGCCCTCCTAAGGATTATAAGACTCCACTTCAATGGCCTGCTGGTAGGGATGTGATCTGGAGTGGAAATGTCAAGATAACTAAAGACCAATTCCTTTCTTCTGGAAGCATGACAAAGAG AATGATGTTGCTAGAAGAGAATCAAATTGCTTTTCAATCTGATGCTGGCTTAACCTTTGACGGTGTCAAAGATTATTCTCGCCAGATCGCAGAGATGATGGGACTAGGAAGTGACTCTGAATTTTTACAAGCTGGG GTACGCACTGTGCTTGATATTGGCTGTGGATTTGGAAGTTTTGGAGCTCATTTAGTTTCAATAAAGTTGATGACTCTTTGTATTGCTGGATATGAGGCAACTGGAAGCCAAGTTCAGTTAGCTCTTGAGAGGGGTCTTCCAGCAATGATTGGCAATTTCATAACAAGACAACTGCCATATCCATCATTTTCATTTGACATGGTTCATTGTGCTCAATGTGGTATTCCTTGGGACAAGAAAG AGGGGATGCTTCTCATAGAAGTAGATCGGTTACTCAAACCTGGAGGTTATTTTGTTTTAACCTCACCCAAAAGTAAGTCACATGGAAGTGCAACAGGTACAAAGATAAGAAACATGCTAACACCACTGGAACAATTCCCTGAAAAAATTTGTTGGAGTCTTATTGCTCAGCAGGATGAGACGTTCATCTGGCAGAAAACTGCTGATTCTCAGTGCTATTCTTCTCG CAAGCAGAATGATGTACCCCTTTGCAAAGGACATGATGCTTCCTATTATCAGGCCTTGAGCCCATGCATTATTGGACCTTCCAGCAAACGCTGGATTCCTATTCAGAACAGGTCCTCTAGCTCAGAATTGAGCTCTGCGGAGCTTGCACTTCATG GAGTCAGTCCAGAAGATTTCTTTGAAGACTTGCAAG GTGCTGAAGATCCATTGCCTCCATTTAATATGGTACGCAATGTGATGGACATGAATGCTCATTATGGGGGTTTAAATGCTGCATTCCTGGAGGAAAAGAAATCAGTGTGGGTGATGAATGTGGTGCCTGTTACGTCACGTAATATGCTACCTCTTATTCTTGACCGAGGTTTTTCCGGTGTTTTGCATGACTG GTGTGAACCCTTCCCAACATATCCTCGAACATATGACATGCTTCATGCAAATGGGCTCCTCTCGCACCTCTCTTCAGAGAGGTGCAGTTTGATGGACTTGTTTGTAGAGATGGACCGAATCCTGCGTCCTGAG GGTTGGGTTGTGCTTTATGATAAATTAGGAGCTATAGAGTTGGCACGTGCGCATGCTACACAGATACGATGGGGTGCAAGAGTGATCGACATTCAGAATGGTAGTGATCAGAGGCTACTGATTTGTCAGAAACCATTTTTGACAAAATGA
- the LOC107887350 gene encoding probable methyltransferase PMT5 isoform X3, translated as MRSPWLNKLSVILGPRPPVSWLFLCVVSLLALITVFGSSSSSSFDSVTSTWVPENYKNYRRLKKQAAIDYFELRTLSSGASRQRELGFCGKERENYVPCYNVTANLLSGFKDGEEFDRHCEVVGQGKWCLIRPPKDYKTPLQWPAGRDVIWSGNVKITKDQFLSSGSMTKRMMLLEENQIAFQSDAGLTFDGVKDYSRQIAEMMGLGSDSEFLQAGVRTVLDIGCGFGSFGAHLVSIKLMTLCIAGYEATGSQVQLALERGLPAMIGNFITRQLPYPSFSFDMVHCAQCGIPWDKKEGMLLIEVDRLLKPGGYFVLTSPKSKSHGSATGTKIRNMLTPLEQFPEKICWSLIAQQDETFIWQKTADSQCYSSRKQNDVPLCKGHDASYYQALSPCIIGPSSKRWIPIQNRSSSSELSSAELALHGVSPEDFFEDLQGWKLALKNYWSLLTPLIFSDHPKRPGAEDPLPPFNMVRNVMDMNAHYGGLNAAFLEEKKSVWVMNVVPVTSRNMLPLILDRGFSGVLHDWQLFINLLDCENNFLI; from the exons ATGAGAAGCCCCTGGCTCAATAAACTATCTGTCATTCTTGGCCCTAGACCGCCAGTCAGTTGGTTGTTCTTGTGCGTTGTCAGTTTGCTTGCGCTGATTACAGTCTTTGGATCGTCGTCTTCTAGTTCTTTTGACTCTGTAACCTCCACTTGGGTACCTgagaattataaaaattatagaagGCTAAAGAAGCAAGCTGCAATTGATTATTTTGAGCTTAGAACTCTCTCATCAGGTGCTAGTCGCCAAAGGGAGCTTGGCTTTTGTGGCAAAGAAAGAGAGAATTATGTTCCTTGTTACAACGTGACAGCAAATCTTTTATCTGGGTTTAAAGATGGAGAGGAATTTGATCGACATTGTGAAGTAGTAGGGCAAGGAAAGTGGTGTCTAATTCGCCCTCCTAAGGATTATAAGACTCCACTTCAATGGCCTGCTGGTAGGGATGTGATCTGGAGTGGAAATGTCAAGATAACTAAAGACCAATTCCTTTCTTCTGGAAGCATGACAAAGAG AATGATGTTGCTAGAAGAGAATCAAATTGCTTTTCAATCTGATGCTGGCTTAACCTTTGACGGTGTCAAAGATTATTCTCGCCAGATCGCAGAGATGATGGGACTAGGAAGTGACTCTGAATTTTTACAAGCTGGG GTACGCACTGTGCTTGATATTGGCTGTGGATTTGGAAGTTTTGGAGCTCATTTAGTTTCAATAAAGTTGATGACTCTTTGTATTGCTGGATATGAGGCAACTGGAAGCCAAGTTCAGTTAGCTCTTGAGAGGGGTCTTCCAGCAATGATTGGCAATTTCATAACAAGACAACTGCCATATCCATCATTTTCATTTGACATGGTTCATTGTGCTCAATGTGGTATTCCTTGGGACAAGAAAG AGGGGATGCTTCTCATAGAAGTAGATCGGTTACTCAAACCTGGAGGTTATTTTGTTTTAACCTCACCCAAAAGTAAGTCACATGGAAGTGCAACAGGTACAAAGATAAGAAACATGCTAACACCACTGGAACAATTCCCTGAAAAAATTTGTTGGAGTCTTATTGCTCAGCAGGATGAGACGTTCATCTGGCAGAAAACTGCTGATTCTCAGTGCTATTCTTCTCG CAAGCAGAATGATGTACCCCTTTGCAAAGGACATGATGCTTCCTATTATCAGGCCTTGAGCCCATGCATTATTGGACCTTCCAGCAAACGCTGGATTCCTATTCAGAACAGGTCCTCTAGCTCAGAATTGAGCTCTGCGGAGCTTGCACTTCATG GAGTCAGTCCAGAAGATTTCTTTGAAGACTTGCAAGGTTGGAAATTAGCTTTAAAAAACTATTGGTCTTTGCTTACTCCATTAATTTTCTCTGATCATCCCAAGAGGCCAGGTGCTGAAGATCCATTGCCTCCATTTAATATGGTACGCAATGTGATGGACATGAATGCTCATTATGGGGGTTTAAATGCTGCATTCCTGGAGGAAAAGAAATCAGTGTGGGTGATGAATGTGGTGCCTGTTACGTCACGTAATATGCTACCTCTTATTCTTGACCGAGGTTTTTCCGGTGTTTTGCATGACTG GCAGCTATTTATCAATCTATTGGATTGTGAAAACAATTTTCTTATCTGA